One window of Paenibacillus albicereus genomic DNA carries:
- a CDS encoding YycC family protein: protein MSRPLPISADTAVKLAKQLGVPLEHLMHMPRHILLQKMAELAGSEIAGSQGEPSSASRPETPEGKPGTGEEEGR, encoded by the coding sequence ATGTCCAGACCGCTGCCCATATCCGCCGACACGGCCGTCAAGCTCGCCAAGCAGCTTGGCGTGCCGCTGGAGCATCTCATGCATATGCCCCGCCATATTCTGCTCCAAAAGATGGCCGAGCTGGCCGGCTCCGAAATAGCCGGCAGCCAGGGAGAGCCGAGCTCCGCTTCCCGCCCCGAGACGCCAGAAGGCAAGCCCGGAACGGGAGAGGAAGAAGGCCGATGA
- a CDS encoding M3 family oligoendopeptidase: MPTSVYPLNWNLEVFYPGGSSSPALKQELEGISDDVARLNGELVAASGSEGVPGASGEQLGRWTEAAQSIAARLGQVDSFVGCLLAANVHDKEAAALNGRIQSLEAEYTIAFTRFDDLMSRTPDSIWESWVQTSPVRFFLNERRQNAREKLRPELEAFAADLAVDGYHAWGNLYNTIVSRAKFKAKDKDGKEELLSAGQMFNRLSDADRDVRVEAFAEWEREWSEHAQLCADALNHIAGFRLKLYDKRGWGDVLKEPLKMNRMTHATLHAMWAAIEEGKKDLLRYFERKAKLLGVERLDWHDVTAPLESSTAKIAYDDACRLIEEQFARFDPKLAEFAAMALKDGWVEAEDRPGKRPGGFCASFPVKGETRIFMTYSGTVDNVSTLAHELGHSYHSYVMEDLPSFSKQYAMNVAETASTFAEIIVAQSQLELAKTKQEKIALLELKIQNAVAFFMNIHARLLFELSFYEERRAGEVSVKRLNELMEAAQREAYGDAIGEAHPHFWAAKLHFFFTGTPFYNFPYTFGYLFSAGLYARAKEAGPGFAEQYVSLLRDTGSMTVEELALKHLGTNLQQEEFWRSAVALTGEDIRQFLELTE, from the coding sequence ATGCCAACATCCGTCTATCCGCTGAACTGGAATTTGGAGGTATTTTACCCGGGAGGGTCCTCGTCGCCCGCGCTGAAGCAGGAACTGGAAGGAATTTCGGACGACGTCGCCCGTCTGAACGGCGAGCTTGTCGCCGCGTCGGGCTCGGAGGGAGTGCCCGGAGCGAGCGGGGAGCAGCTGGGACGCTGGACCGAGGCCGCCCAGTCGATCGCCGCGCGGCTCGGCCAGGTGGACAGCTTTGTCGGCTGCCTGCTCGCCGCCAACGTCCACGACAAGGAAGCGGCCGCGCTCAACGGACGCATCCAGTCGCTGGAGGCGGAATACACGATCGCCTTCACCCGCTTCGACGATCTGATGAGCCGTACGCCGGACTCGATCTGGGAGAGCTGGGTCCAGACTTCGCCGGTGCGATTCTTCCTGAATGAGCGGCGCCAGAACGCCCGCGAGAAGCTTCGCCCCGAGCTGGAAGCGTTTGCGGCCGATCTGGCGGTCGACGGCTACCATGCCTGGGGCAACCTGTACAACACGATCGTGTCCCGCGCGAAGTTCAAGGCGAAGGACAAGGACGGCAAGGAAGAGCTCCTTTCCGCCGGACAGATGTTCAACCGGCTGAGCGATGCGGACCGCGACGTCCGGGTCGAAGCGTTCGCCGAATGGGAGCGCGAATGGTCCGAGCATGCGCAGCTGTGCGCCGATGCGTTGAACCATATTGCCGGCTTCCGCCTGAAGCTGTACGACAAGCGCGGCTGGGGCGACGTGCTCAAGGAGCCGCTCAAGATGAACCGCATGACGCATGCGACGCTCCATGCGATGTGGGCGGCGATCGAAGAAGGCAAGAAGGACCTGCTGCGCTACTTCGAACGCAAGGCGAAGCTGCTTGGCGTCGAGCGGCTGGACTGGCATGACGTCACGGCCCCGCTCGAGTCGAGCACGGCCAAGATCGCCTACGACGACGCCTGCCGCCTGATCGAGGAGCAGTTCGCGCGCTTCGATCCGAAGCTCGCCGAGTTCGCCGCGATGGCGCTCAAGGACGGCTGGGTCGAAGCCGAGGACCGTCCCGGCAAGCGTCCCGGCGGCTTTTGCGCCTCGTTCCCGGTCAAGGGAGAGACACGCATCTTCATGACGTATTCCGGCACGGTGGACAATGTCAGCACGCTGGCGCATGAGCTCGGACACTCCTACCATTCCTACGTCATGGAGGATCTTCCTTCCTTCTCCAAGCAGTATGCGATGAACGTCGCCGAGACGGCCTCGACCTTCGCGGAGATCATCGTCGCCCAGTCCCAGCTTGAGCTGGCCAAGACGAAGCAGGAGAAGATCGCGCTGCTGGAGCTGAAGATCCAGAACGCGGTCGCGTTCTTCATGAACATCCACGCCCGCCTGCTGTTCGAGCTCAGCTTCTACGAGGAGCGCCGCGCCGGCGAGGTATCGGTCAAGCGCCTGAACGAGCTGATGGAAGCGGCGCAGCGCGAAGCCTATGGAGACGCCATCGGAGAGGCGCATCCGCATTTCTGGGCGGCCAAGCTGCATTTCTTCTTCACCGGCACGCCTTTCTACAACTTCCCGTACACGTTCGGCTACCTGTTCAGCGCCGGCCTGTACGCCCGCGCCAAGGAGGCCGGTCCCGGCTTCGCCGAGCAGTACGTCAGCCTGCTGCGCGATACGGGCAGCATGACGGTCGAGGAGCTTGCGCTCAAGCATCTGGGCACGAACCTGCAGCA